In Cellvibrio polysaccharolyticus, a genomic segment contains:
- the dctP gene encoding TRAP transporter substrate-binding protein DctP — protein MKLSAVLRLVAIPALLLAASQAQATLYKIATDIQADGTAGRLLSEFSERVEQRTEGRVTFKIFHGGVLGDQLQYFQHIQRGVVDVGLINSASLESVIPAFEVINMPYLFRSAEEYRQVMDNDLFRDALFEAASKHRFAFLGYLSSDFRSIYSTRPIKNHADLQSLRLRTISSQTYIDMLVRFGAVPTVLSFGELYSALQQGVVDGAEGGVAGIYEARFSDVTKHVLLTEHTRLTDFVVSSLKFQQSLSETDRLIVNEEFARISANSITYAEEKEQLFKQKAIDEAGVQFYEIDKTPLIKAVEPMYEKAMQDPEKAKLLKAIFAIEKRS, from the coding sequence ATGAAACTATCCGCCGTGTTACGACTAGTGGCAATTCCGGCTCTGCTACTGGCAGCCAGCCAGGCGCAGGCAACGCTCTATAAAATTGCTACCGACATCCAGGCCGACGGCACCGCCGGACGTTTATTGTCGGAATTTTCCGAGCGCGTTGAACAAAGAACCGAAGGCCGCGTCACATTCAAAATTTTTCACGGTGGTGTGCTGGGCGACCAGTTGCAATATTTTCAACATATTCAGCGCGGCGTGGTTGATGTAGGGTTAATCAACAGCGCCTCGCTGGAGTCGGTCATCCCCGCCTTTGAAGTTATCAATATGCCTTACCTGTTTCGTTCCGCAGAGGAATACCGGCAGGTAATGGATAACGACTTGTTCCGCGATGCACTTTTTGAAGCCGCCAGCAAACACCGCTTCGCGTTTCTGGGTTATCTCAGCAGCGACTTTCGCAGCATCTACAGCACCCGCCCGATAAAAAACCATGCGGATTTGCAATCACTGCGTTTGCGCACCATCTCCAGCCAAACCTACATTGATATGCTGGTGCGCTTCGGTGCCGTACCCACGGTTTTATCTTTTGGGGAACTCTACTCTGCGCTGCAACAAGGTGTTGTGGACGGCGCAGAAGGTGGTGTAGCGGGTATTTACGAAGCGCGTTTCAGCGATGTCACCAAGCACGTACTACTGACCGAACATACCCGCCTGACCGACTTCGTGGTGAGCAGTTTAAAGTTTCAGCAGAGTCTGAGTGAAACAGACCGCCTTATTGTGAACGAAGAATTCGCCCGCATCAGCGCCAACTCTATTACCTACGCCGAAGAAAAAGAACAGCTGTTCAAACAAAAAGCAATTGATGAGGCCGGGGTGCAATTTTATGAAATTGATAAAACACCGCTGATTAAGGCGGTGGAACCCATGTACGAAAAAGCCATGCAAGACCCTGAAAAAGCAAAATTACTCAAAGCCATATTCGCCATTGAAAAACGTTCCTGA
- a CDS encoding glycoside hydrolase family 88 protein, which translates to MPSTNPHADHLLETGREPISHPEQFTALDGLTPALLADAKGRALARLQKGLAIFGDRFPAPSSENGEYPAIDNIEWTNGFWTGQLWLAYEMSGNAVFREAAEKQVQSFAERIDQRIVVDHHDLGFLYSLSCVAAWKITGNTLARSAALKAAECLYERYLPSAEIVQAWGNLNDPEEAGRMIIDCNLNLPLLYWASEETGNQRFRNAANKHIEKAMRYLIRPDASTFHTFFMDVKTGAARKGTTHQGFSDSSCWARGQAWGISGFPLVYRYYRNPQLIAQSARLTNYFLNRLPTDLVCYWDLVFTEGDEPRDSSAAAIAVCGMLELLRHLPLLDPDRQTWQAAAGAIMSQLIKHYAANSEDSGSGLLKHGVYHKPKNIGVDEYCIWGDYFYLEALLRFEQVWESYW; encoded by the coding sequence ATGCCCTCGACAAATCCGCATGCAGATCATCTGCTGGAAACTGGCAGAGAACCCATTTCCCACCCCGAGCAATTTACCGCACTGGATGGTCTCACGCCGGCATTGCTGGCAGATGCAAAAGGCCGGGCGCTGGCGCGGTTGCAAAAGGGGCTGGCTATTTTTGGTGATCGCTTTCCGGCGCCCTCATCAGAAAATGGGGAATACCCGGCCATTGATAATATCGAGTGGACCAATGGTTTCTGGACCGGGCAATTGTGGCTGGCTTATGAAATGTCCGGCAATGCAGTATTCCGAGAAGCCGCCGAAAAGCAGGTGCAATCGTTTGCCGAGCGCATCGACCAACGCATTGTCGTAGACCATCACGATTTGGGGTTTTTATATTCGCTGTCCTGTGTTGCCGCCTGGAAAATTACCGGCAATACCCTCGCAAGAAGTGCCGCGCTGAAAGCAGCCGAGTGTTTATACGAACGCTACTTGCCCAGCGCCGAAATTGTACAAGCCTGGGGCAACCTCAACGACCCGGAAGAAGCCGGACGGATGATTATTGATTGCAACCTGAATTTGCCGCTACTGTATTGGGCCAGTGAAGAAACCGGCAATCAGCGCTTTCGCAATGCAGCCAACAAGCATATTGAAAAAGCCATGCGCTATTTGATCCGTCCGGATGCATCCACCTTTCACACTTTTTTTATGGATGTAAAAACCGGTGCAGCGCGCAAAGGTACAACGCATCAGGGCTTTTCCGATTCCTCCTGTTGGGCGCGTGGCCAGGCCTGGGGTATCAGCGGTTTCCCTCTGGTTTACCGTTATTATCGCAACCCGCAATTGATTGCGCAGTCAGCGCGACTGACCAATTATTTTCTCAATCGCCTGCCAACCGATCTGGTTTGTTATTGGGACCTGGTATTTACCGAAGGTGATGAACCGAGAGATTCTTCCGCCGCCGCGATTGCCGTGTGTGGAATGCTGGAATTATTACGCCATTTACCCTTGCTTGATCCGGACCGACAAACCTGGCAGGCCGCAGCGGGCGCAATAATGAGCCAACTGATCAAACACTACGCCGCAAATAGCGAAGACAGCGGCAGCGGTTTGCTAAAGCACGGCGTTTACCATAAACCGAAAAATATCGGCGTCGATGAATATTGCATCTGGGGAGATTATTTCTACCTCGAAGCGCTTCTGCGCTTTGAACAGGTGTGGGAGTCTTACTGGTAA
- a CDS encoding ROK family protein, which translates to MRIGIDFGGTKIEAAAIDNNGNFCARVRTDTPDSYEKAITSVRDLVKDIEKQLKLSASVGVCMPGSISPHTGKIRNSNKLYLNNSDFNKDLENALGRSVKFANDANCFALSEAYDGAGAGKNIVCGIILGTGCGGGIVINSRLVEGSQGIAGEWGHNPLPWANSGEQNAPGCYCGQEGCLEQWISGTALTRCFRERTGRSESGATIAALAQSGDTAAIYEISALINRTGRAIASICNVVDPDVVVIGGGLSNIPMLYHELPKVIEKHIFADSWHGKVAPPYWGDSSGVRGAARLWPSGKDIR; encoded by the coding sequence ATGCGTATCGGAATTGATTTTGGCGGCACAAAAATTGAAGCAGCGGCCATTGATAATAATGGCAATTTTTGCGCACGGGTGCGCACCGACACACCGGACAGTTATGAAAAAGCCATCACCAGTGTACGCGACCTGGTAAAAGATATTGAAAAGCAATTAAAGCTGAGCGCCAGTGTTGGCGTTTGTATGCCGGGCTCAATCAGCCCGCATACCGGAAAAATTCGCAACTCCAACAAATTGTATTTGAATAACAGCGACTTTAATAAAGATCTCGAAAATGCGCTGGGGCGCTCGGTTAAATTCGCGAACGATGCCAATTGCTTTGCCTTATCTGAAGCTTACGATGGGGCTGGCGCTGGTAAAAATATTGTCTGCGGGATTATTCTCGGCACCGGTTGCGGGGGCGGTATTGTTATTAATTCCCGCCTTGTTGAAGGCAGCCAGGGCATTGCCGGCGAATGGGGGCACAACCCGCTGCCATGGGCCAACTCCGGCGAGCAAAATGCCCCCGGCTGTTATTGCGGCCAGGAAGGTTGTCTGGAGCAATGGATTTCCGGCACAGCGTTAACTCGCTGTTTTCGCGAACGCACCGGTCGCAGCGAATCCGGCGCGACGATTGCGGCGCTTGCCCAATCAGGTGATACCGCCGCTATCTATGAAATTTCTGCCTTGATTAACCGAACCGGTCGCGCCATCGCATCTATTTGCAATGTGGTTGATCCGGACGTGGTAGTCATTGGCGGCGGGCTGTCCAATATTCCCATGCTCTACCACGAGCTACCGAAGGTTATTGAAAAACATATCTTCGCAGATTCGTGGCATGGAAAAGTCGCTCCCCCTTATTGGGGAGATTCATCAGGCGTACGAGGGGCTGCTCGCCTGTGGCCCAGCGGCAAAGATATTCGCTAG
- a CDS encoding glycoside hydrolase family 97 protein: MKKTITTFLSLLVLLFCSSQAQAATKNTEEVLVSPDGKLQITLYYSQTEKGKASLHYRVQKDKKAVIEKSALHMDLDNHLSEWALAIKNTPQGDWFAGLAMGEVKRSNHKNTWQPVYGERSNVQDHYNAMQVAFVHQTNDAYTMHLDVRAYDEGIAFRYFFPDNPTGIYYRVMAENTEFTLPEKTMAWFTPWAQGPDSRLPLKDWPTTSERPLVLELPNGLFAALAEANVTDYVRTKFALAERKNTVITRMHDPVDLITGTGTPWRVVMVADSAAALIENNDILLNLNEASRIADTSWIKPGKIVRDMSLTNEGAFAWIDFAAQHNLQYLLFDWKWYGPAFTFESDAGKVAIDLDMQRIIEYGKSKGVGIWLYVNQQALLKQDAEIFPIYKEWGVVGVKYGFVQVGAHRWTAWLYDSIKRAAENQLMVNIHDEFRFTGEQRTWPNVVTVEGIRGNEEMPDATHNATLPFTRGLAGMGDYTICYYSDRIKTTHAHQLALAVVMYSPLQTLFWYDKASDYTGEKEIEFFAKVPTVWDDTRILSGNISEHIVTARRSGDDWFLGAITNNDKRSISVNFDFLDAGGRYNARVYYDDPTSTSKTKVSIKDLVVTRESVENFDLQASGGIAIHIAKQ, encoded by the coding sequence ATGAAAAAAACGATAACAACATTTTTATCTTTACTGGTGTTGCTGTTCTGCTCCAGCCAGGCGCAGGCGGCTACAAAAAACACCGAAGAAGTGCTGGTATCGCCAGACGGCAAGCTTCAAATAACCTTGTATTACAGCCAGACGGAAAAAGGTAAAGCGTCTCTGCATTATCGTGTACAAAAAGATAAAAAAGCGGTGATTGAAAAATCCGCTTTACATATGGATCTGGACAACCATTTATCCGAATGGGCGCTGGCCATTAAAAACACCCCGCAGGGCGACTGGTTTGCTGGCCTCGCTATGGGGGAAGTAAAAAGAAGTAACCATAAAAATACCTGGCAGCCGGTGTACGGTGAACGCAGCAACGTGCAAGACCATTACAATGCCATGCAAGTTGCCTTCGTGCATCAAACCAACGATGCCTACACCATGCACCTTGATGTGCGTGCTTACGACGAAGGCATTGCCTTTCGTTATTTTTTCCCTGACAACCCCACCGGCATTTATTACCGGGTAATGGCCGAGAATACCGAATTCACCTTGCCGGAAAAAACCATGGCCTGGTTCACTCCCTGGGCGCAAGGGCCGGACAGCCGTTTGCCACTGAAAGACTGGCCAACGACCAGCGAGCGCCCGTTAGTACTGGAGTTACCGAACGGCTTGTTTGCTGCGCTGGCAGAGGCAAACGTGACCGACTATGTACGCACCAAATTTGCATTGGCCGAACGGAAGAATACCGTAATAACCCGCATGCATGACCCGGTGGATTTGATTACCGGCACTGGCACGCCATGGCGCGTGGTGATGGTGGCAGACAGCGCTGCTGCGCTGATTGAAAATAATGATATTTTGCTCAACCTGAATGAGGCATCGCGTATTGCCGATACCTCCTGGATTAAACCGGGAAAAATTGTTCGGGATATGTCACTGACCAACGAAGGCGCATTCGCCTGGATTGATTTTGCGGCGCAACACAATCTGCAATATTTGTTGTTTGATTGGAAGTGGTACGGTCCGGCATTCACCTTTGAATCCGATGCGGGCAAAGTGGCGATTGATCTGGATATGCAACGTATCATTGAATACGGAAAATCCAAAGGCGTGGGCATCTGGCTGTACGTCAATCAGCAGGCATTGTTGAAACAGGATGCAGAAATATTTCCCATCTATAAAGAATGGGGCGTAGTCGGCGTTAAGTACGGATTCGTACAAGTAGGCGCACACCGCTGGACTGCCTGGCTCTATGACTCCATCAAGCGTGCGGCAGAAAATCAGTTGATGGTAAACATTCACGATGAGTTCCGTTTTACCGGCGAACAGCGTACCTGGCCCAACGTGGTAACGGTAGAAGGTATTCGCGGTAACGAAGAAATGCCGGATGCCACCCACAATGCCACCTTGCCATTTACACGCGGGCTGGCGGGCATGGGCGATTACACCATTTGCTATTACTCGGATCGCATTAAAACCACCCATGCCCACCAATTGGCCTTGGCGGTGGTGATGTACAGTCCGTTGCAAACCCTCTTCTGGTATGACAAAGCCAGTGACTACACCGGCGAAAAGGAAATCGAATTTTTCGCCAAAGTGCCCACCGTATGGGATGATACCCGCATCCTGTCTGGCAACATCAGTGAGCATATTGTCACCGCTCGCCGCTCCGGCGATGACTGGTTCCTCGGTGCCATTACCAATAACGACAAGCGCAGCATTAGTGTCAACTTTGATTTTCTTGACGCTGGTGGTCGCTACAATGCACGCGTTTACTATGATGACCCCACTTCTACCAGCAAAACAAAAGTCTCTATCAAAGACCTGGTGGTAACCCGCGAATCTGTTGAAAACTTTGACTTGCAGGCATCTGGCGGCATTGCTATTCATATCGCAAAACAATAA
- a CDS encoding TRAP transporter large permease, with the protein MISSAVTATRQRAQRHRDHLLQGCERLMQWTLVLLVASMTFAISWQVISRYVFNAPGMWTQEFLRYALIWLGLLAGGYCFVIGRHLNLPLLIEKLSARNAARLNLFNALLTLVFGVIFSLAGYQSLLDNMAMKTAIFRIPVGLLQSVMLICGLVIVLSQLVSLYRLLTGGLARFSDLLATAAVMGLALLLCGWFSTTDVFHYLVTEHLEIFALLVLFGAFLIFLILGSPIAIGLAYAGLFTLALQVDLDKIFPTAGQTIFNGLDSFGFLALPFFILAGSIMSQSGLALRLIDLAMLIGRRIPGSLWQSNVVGNMLFGTLSGSGIASASAIGGIITPVAREKGYHMPTTAAVNAASAPCGMLIPPSGALIVYSLITGGGASIIALFMAGYVPGIMMGVAVMISAWLMAKKRGYKAEEGGCSAGEVLRVIWRALPSLLLVVIVIGGILGGVFTAIEGSGVAVLYSLVLALLYRSLSAKAFFAIFLDTAIVSGVILFLIACSGMMSWTMTFSYIPDTVGNLLTGFSENKTVVLLLIVLVLLVVGIFMDMSPAMLIFTPIFYPVVTSLGVDPVHFGIIIVYTLSLGLVTPPVGTVLFVACSISGEKITDLIKPLLPIFLFQMIGLLLIVFFPAISLALPRLFGL; encoded by the coding sequence ATGATCAGCTCTGCAGTAACTGCCACCAGGCAGCGCGCACAACGTCATCGCGACCACCTGTTGCAAGGGTGTGAACGGTTGATGCAATGGACGCTGGTATTACTGGTGGCCAGTATGACCTTCGCGATTTCATGGCAAGTCATCTCCCGCTATGTATTCAATGCGCCGGGCATGTGGACCCAGGAATTTCTTCGCTACGCCTTAATCTGGCTGGGCCTGCTCGCCGGTGGCTACTGCTTTGTCATTGGCCGACATCTCAACTTGCCGCTACTGATTGAAAAACTCTCGGCCCGCAATGCAGCGCGGCTCAATCTGTTCAACGCCCTGCTAACGCTGGTATTCGGTGTAATTTTCTCCCTCGCCGGTTACCAATCGCTACTCGACAATATGGCAATGAAAACCGCCATCTTCAGAATTCCGGTAGGCCTTTTGCAGTCGGTGATGTTGATTTGTGGCCTGGTGATTGTGCTCTCTCAACTGGTCTCGCTTTACCGTTTGCTCACCGGTGGTCTGGCGCGCTTTAGCGACCTGCTGGCGACCGCCGCGGTGATGGGCCTGGCCCTGCTACTCTGCGGGTGGTTTTCCACAACCGACGTGTTTCACTACCTGGTAACGGAACATCTGGAAATTTTTGCGCTGCTGGTATTGTTTGGTGCTTTTCTGATTTTTTTGATATTGGGCAGCCCCATCGCCATTGGTCTGGCTTATGCCGGTTTGTTCACCCTGGCGTTACAAGTGGATCTCGATAAAATTTTTCCGACCGCCGGGCAAACTATCTTCAACGGATTGGACAGCTTCGGTTTTCTTGCGCTGCCATTTTTTATTCTCGCCGGCAGTATTATGAGTCAGTCCGGTTTGGCGCTGCGGTTGATTGATCTGGCGATGTTGATTGGTCGTCGCATACCCGGCAGTTTGTGGCAGTCCAACGTGGTAGGCAATATGCTCTTCGGTACGCTGTCCGGTTCCGGTATTGCGTCTGCCTCGGCTATCGGCGGCATTATCACGCCGGTGGCTCGCGAAAAAGGCTACCACATGCCAACCACCGCTGCGGTCAACGCCGCATCGGCACCGTGCGGTATGTTGATTCCGCCCTCCGGCGCCCTGATTGTTTATTCATTAATTACCGGTGGTGGCGCCTCTATTATTGCCTTGTTTATGGCCGGTTATGTGCCCGGCATTATGATGGGCGTGGCGGTAATGATTTCCGCCTGGTTGATGGCAAAAAAGCGTGGTTACAAAGCGGAAGAGGGCGGTTGCAGTGCTGGCGAAGTGCTGCGGGTAATCTGGCGTGCGCTGCCGAGTTTGTTGCTGGTGGTGATCGTTATCGGCGGTATTCTTGGTGGCGTGTTTACCGCCATTGAAGGTTCCGGGGTGGCGGTGCTCTACAGCCTGGTTCTGGCACTGCTTTATCGCTCGCTGTCTGCAAAAGCATTTTTTGCCATTTTTCTTGATACCGCTATTGTGTCCGGCGTTATTCTTTTTCTTATCGCTTGCTCCGGCATGATGAGCTGGACGATGACCTTTTCCTATATTCCTGACACGGTGGGTAATTTACTGACCGGTTTCAGCGAAAATAAAACCGTGGTGCTGTTACTCATTGTGCTGGTGTTGTTGGTGGTGGGAATTTTTATGGATATGTCGCCGGCGATGCTGATTTTTACTCCTATCTTTTACCCGGTCGTCACTTCGCTTGGCGTTGACCCGGTGCATTTCGGCATTATTATTGTTTACACCCTGTCCTTGGGTTTGGTAACGCCGCCGGTAGGCACCGTGTTATTTGTCGCGTGCAGTATTTCCGGTGAAAAAATCACCGATTTGATAAAGCCGCTGCTGCCTATTTTTCTTTTTCAAATGATTGGTTTGCTACTGATTGTGTTCTTCCCGGCAATCAGCCTGGCATTGCCACGGCTTTTCGGTTTGTAA
- a CDS encoding LacI family DNA-binding transcriptional regulator, with product MKDKNSNSKTSTTLSATDALHDTRQSATVHDVAELAGVSSMTVSRVVNGSASVSDKMRKRVEEAIRQLNYIPNLAARAARSGQRRIGIIFSNPKSSNLGDFLMGAFSASSTLGCQLLIEPLLAHPQPIDALKKLIELGAQGVILPPPICDSQEAQQMARRYDILPLSFASGSPRLHSPAVLIDDFAGARAMTNYLQSLGHTKIAFVKGDPRHSPANNRAEGFLAAMAEANLEVPPEWMPEGDFSYRRGLELGKQLLDVPKRKRPTAIFACNDEMATGILAVTHGLGLKVPQDVSVAGFDDTAMATAVWPQLTTIHQPLTDMARAAVTMLDDILKTTPHTAEHDGVVRHFVAPYKLMKRDSTGPVSKAPAG from the coding sequence ATGAAAGACAAAAACAGCAATTCCAAAACATCCACCACCCTTTCAGCAACCGATGCGCTGCACGACACACGGCAATCCGCCACCGTGCATGACGTGGCCGAACTGGCCGGTGTTTCTTCGATGACAGTTTCCCGGGTGGTCAACGGATCGGCGTCGGTCAGCGACAAAATGCGCAAGCGTGTTGAAGAAGCCATTCGTCAGCTCAACTATATTCCCAACCTTGCCGCACGCGCCGCACGCAGTGGCCAGCGCCGTATTGGAATTATTTTCAGCAACCCCAAGTCATCCAACCTGGGCGATTTTTTAATGGGCGCCTTCAGTGCCAGCAGCACGCTCGGTTGTCAGCTTTTAATTGAACCCTTGCTGGCTCATCCGCAACCAATTGATGCCTTGAAAAAATTGATCGAACTCGGTGCCCAGGGCGTAATTTTACCGCCGCCAATTTGCGACTCGCAGGAAGCACAACAAATGGCACGGCGCTACGATATTTTGCCGCTCAGCTTCGCGTCCGGCAGCCCACGGCTGCACTCGCCAGCGGTGTTGATTGACGATTTTGCCGGCGCCCGCGCTATGACCAATTACCTGCAAAGCCTTGGTCATACCAAAATTGCTTTTGTAAAAGGCGACCCGCGCCACTCCCCGGCCAACAACCGCGCCGAAGGTTTTCTTGCAGCTATGGCAGAAGCCAATCTGGAAGTACCACCGGAGTGGATGCCGGAAGGCGATTTCAGTTACCGGCGCGGCCTTGAGCTGGGCAAACAATTACTGGACGTTCCGAAAAGAAAACGCCCCACCGCTATTTTTGCCTGCAACGACGAAATGGCTACTGGAATTCTTGCTGTGACGCACGGGCTTGGCTTGAAGGTACCGCAAGATGTCAGCGTGGCAGGTTTTGATGACACAGCGATGGCAACCGCGGTGTGGCCGCAACTGACTACCATTCACCAACCGCTCACCGATATGGCGCGCGCCGCTGTAACCATGCTTGATGATATTTTAAAAACCACACCGCACACCGCTGAACACGATGGCGTGGTTAGACATTTTGTTGCGCCTTACAAATTAATGAAACGCGACTCAACGGGGCCGGTTAGTAAAGCACCTGCTGGCTGA
- a CDS encoding TonB-dependent receptor codes for MKIKLNKLVVALAAAGAVTSLSPVVLAQNGAIEEVVVSGIRSSLETSAAIKRNSGEVVESITAEDVGKLPDPNVAETLTRIPGVQGYRYGGEGASPVGEGSGLTVRGLSGQTASRLNGRTYFTAGGREFNIESAIPGMIAGIDVFKNPSAKHVEGGIGGLINIRTRRPFDLDERVISGSATARYNDFVGEVKPEVFGLYSERWDLEGGGELGFLFAGTQQKSHNRSDSTPSNTGASLRRAVRADSAEYAGLSAADQSYAGRTDIWRLVDAKAGDNPSDLIATTSQNAHVFQEDIKRDRRGFNTAVQWAPHDDFELYVEGNYNYYKYEQDYRFLIMSDSRTVQDLQTELFDTTEAWVDRNANGGENEVLAQHALTSGTFLDSTFNAQSGKEDRPYETWLVATGFDWNVSDRLNVKTDISYVKADQTQDNRSVTLRPKAGNTWDITRNLKGSPHNISIAGPSVADAGNFVFFDYGNGTNQVFDDSGYAIQTDFEYKLDGFFNALLFGARFATQESNYHNYSYGGRALTTDGLPLRADQSNAISAADFAQLTELAPRDWVRNKTDFAGGYLVVKPSVLHGSAVRDSFPLAGIQANGSLAENVTSRRWAQEDTLAAYVMGEFATENERVRGNIGVRVIDADVSTRAMVIDASGGTSQIVAQNASTSNVDVLPSLNITIDLQDDLLLRFGYSKGITRPNLGAISPTISVDQTTGKGGAGNPNLKPLEADSYDISLERYFSPTSYAAIAVFNKDIDGFINSVESCETVSIAPAYTGVIDNYCSGGQYMISRQMNSESGYARGVELSAQTFFDFLPGIWSNFGVSGSYTHVKTENPILREGRIVNVPQAFQSDDSYSVAGMYENGGLSARVVYTWRSDFILFGVAATPAVGRYIKAYGVLDASVNYDLSDNYKLTLTASNLTDSAPSRYVGEPGAVTTGFQNQYYVNGRNFSVGISASF; via the coding sequence ATGAAAATCAAACTTAACAAGCTGGTTGTTGCTTTGGCAGCGGCCGGTGCCGTCACCAGTCTCTCTCCGGTTGTTCTCGCGCAAAACGGTGCTATTGAAGAAGTGGTTGTGTCGGGCATTCGTAGCAGCCTGGAAACATCGGCTGCTATCAAACGTAATTCCGGCGAAGTGGTTGAATCCATTACCGCTGAAGATGTGGGCAAGTTGCCCGATCCTAACGTAGCAGAAACGTTGACCCGTATTCCCGGTGTTCAAGGTTATCGCTACGGTGGTGAAGGTGCGTCGCCCGTGGGCGAAGGCAGCGGTTTGACGGTGCGCGGTTTGTCCGGGCAAACGGCATCCCGTTTGAATGGCAGAACCTATTTCACCGCCGGTGGCCGCGAATTCAATATTGAAAGCGCGATTCCTGGCATGATTGCCGGTATCGACGTTTTCAAAAACCCCAGCGCCAAACATGTTGAAGGTGGCATTGGTGGTTTGATCAACATCCGCACCCGCCGCCCGTTTGATCTCGACGAGCGCGTGATCAGTGGTTCAGCAACCGCGCGTTACAACGATTTTGTTGGCGAAGTAAAACCGGAAGTGTTCGGCTTGTATTCCGAGCGCTGGGATCTTGAAGGTGGTGGCGAGTTGGGCTTCCTGTTTGCCGGTACGCAACAAAAAAGCCATAACCGTTCCGACTCTACCCCAAGCAACACCGGCGCCAGCCTGAGACGTGCGGTGCGTGCTGACTCTGCCGAGTACGCCGGCTTGTCCGCTGCTGACCAGAGTTACGCCGGGCGCACCGATATCTGGCGTTTGGTGGATGCGAAAGCGGGTGATAACCCGAGTGATTTGATTGCCACAACCTCGCAAAACGCGCACGTGTTTCAGGAAGATATCAAACGTGACCGCCGCGGTTTTAATACCGCTGTGCAATGGGCGCCGCACGATGATTTTGAGTTGTACGTTGAAGGTAACTACAACTACTACAAATACGAACAGGACTACCGTTTCCTGATCATGAGCGACAGCCGCACCGTGCAGGATTTGCAAACAGAATTGTTTGACACCACCGAAGCCTGGGTTGACCGTAATGCCAACGGCGGTGAAAACGAAGTGCTGGCACAACACGCACTGACTTCCGGCACTTTTCTGGATTCCACATTCAATGCCCAATCCGGTAAGGAAGATCGTCCTTACGAAACCTGGTTGGTAGCAACCGGTTTTGACTGGAATGTGAGTGACCGGTTAAATGTAAAAACTGATATTTCTTATGTAAAAGCCGATCAAACCCAGGATAACCGCAGCGTTACCCTGCGCCCGAAAGCCGGCAATACCTGGGACATTACCCGCAATTTAAAAGGCTCGCCTCATAACATCAGTATTGCCGGGCCGAGCGTTGCCGATGCCGGTAACTTTGTATTCTTTGATTACGGTAACGGCACCAATCAGGTATTCGATGATAGCGGTTATGCGATTCAAACCGACTTTGAATACAAGCTGGATGGTTTCTTTAATGCGTTATTGTTTGGTGCACGTTTTGCTACGCAAGAATCCAATTATCACAACTACAGTTACGGCGGTCGTGCGTTAACTACCGATGGCTTACCGCTGCGTGCCGATCAGTCCAATGCTATTTCCGCTGCCGATTTTGCGCAGCTGACCGAATTGGCACCGCGTGACTGGGTGAGAAATAAAACCGATTTCGCCGGTGGTTATCTGGTGGTGAAGCCTTCGGTATTACACGGCAGCGCTGTGCGTGACAGTTTCCCGCTGGCGGGTATTCAGGCAAATGGCAGCCTTGCCGAGAACGTCACATCACGCCGCTGGGCACAGGAAGATACGCTTGCCGCTTACGTGATGGGTGAGTTTGCGACAGAGAACGAGCGTGTGCGCGGTAATATCGGCGTGCGGGTGATTGACGCCGATGTATCTACGCGCGCAATGGTGATCGACGCTTCCGGGGGAACCTCACAAATTGTTGCGCAAAATGCTTCAACGTCCAATGTGGATGTGTTGCCATCGCTGAACATTACCATTGATTTGCAGGACGATCTGTTGCTGCGCTTCGGCTACAGCAAGGGCATTACCCGTCCGAACCTGGGTGCCATCAGCCCGACCATTTCGGTTGACCAGACCACCGGTAAAGGCGGCGCCGGTAACCCTAACCTGAAACCGCTCGAAGCAGACAGTTATGACATCTCTCTTGAGCGTTATTTCAGCCCGACCAGTTACGCCGCCATCGCTGTTTTTAATAAAGATATTGATGGTTTTATCAATTCGGTAGAATCATGTGAGACGGTGTCCATTGCACCGGCTTATACCGGGGTGATTGATAACTACTGCTCCGGTGGCCAGTACATGATCAGCCGTCAGATGAACTCCGAATCCGGTTATGCGCGTGGTGTTGAGCTGTCTGCACAAACCTTCTTTGATTTCTTGCCGGGTATCTGGAGCAACTTTGGTGTGTCCGGTTCTTACACGCACGTAAAAACCGAAAACCCGATCTTGCGTGAAGGGCGTATCGTCAACGTGCCGCAGGCTTTCCAATCCGATGACAGCTACAGCGTTGCCGGTATGTATGAGAATGGCGGTTTGTCGGCGCGTGTGGTTTACACCTGGCGCTCTGACTTTATTCTGTTCGGCGTTGCGGCAACACCGGCGGTGGGGCGCTACATAAAAGCTTACGGCGTATTGGATGCATCGGTTAATTACGATCTTTCTGATAACTATAAACTGACCTTGACGGCATCCAACCTGACCGACAGCGCACCTTCACGTTATGTGGGTGAGCCGGGTGCAGTAACTACCGGCTTCCAGAACCAGTATTACGTCAATGGACGCAATTTCTCGGTAGGCATCAGCGCAAGCTTTTAA